The sequence GGGCCTCGACCGATCGCTGGCGTACGTCCACGGCGAGGAGGGCATTGGGCATGGCGAGGTGCGTCAGCTCGTCGGTGACCGATGCCGCCAAGGTGCTGGCTGAGGCCTGGCGCCTCGTACTGATCTCCGTCCCCACGGATGCGATCGTCGCCCGCAGCGCAGCGCGCCGCGTACGCAAGGTCTCGATGGTGCCGTCGGTGTCGTCCAGATCCCCGACCCGCGCCGCAGCCTGCTCAGCCCAGGCCAGGACCTCGTCAATGGTGTCCCCGTACTTGCGGGTGAGGCCGGCCAGAACCGCACGCCGCTCAGAAACTGCGGCGAGACGATGCGGGTCGACGTCCAGACCTGCGCCGTACGCAGCCAGGTCCGCTGCTACATCACTCAGCAGGTACTGCACCTCAGCCAGTCGATCGCCGAGCGCCGCGAACGCGGCGTCATGCTCCCGTACGCCGTCGATCTGACGCCGAGCCGCTGCGATCAGTGACATCGCGTCGCTGCCGCCGTCGTTGGAGAGGGCTTCGTGGGCGTTCTCGGCAGCTGTCCGCAGGTTGTCGACGTATCCGAGGCGTTGCTCCTCGGCGCGGAGTTCGTCGTCCTCGCCGAGTTTCGGCTCGGCGGCTTCGACCTCATTGAGGCCGTACCTGAGGAGGTCCGCTTCCTGAACCCGCTCGCGCGCCGCGGACACGAGCACGGCCAGCTGCTCCTCGACAGACGCCAGCTCGCTGTACGCGTCTCGATAGATCCCCAGAAGCTCGCCGAGTCCCGCGTAGCGGTCGAGAATCCCACGCTGGTGCTTGGTCTGCAGCAGGCGCCCCTGATCCGACTGGCCATGGACGACGACGTGGGGACTGATCGTGGCCGCCAGGGTCGAGGTGGGCACCGCAGCGCCGCCCACGAACGTCTTGGGGCGCCCCACGCTCGCGACCGACCGCGACACGAGGACCCGGTCGTCCTCGACCTCGCCGCCGAGCTCGTCGACCGACTCTGCGAGACCGACGGCTCCGCGGACATTGAGGACACCTTCGACGCGAGCCTGCCTGGCGCCGGTCCGGACAGCCCCGCTGTCCGCGCGCTGGCCGAGGAGCAGGTTCAGGGCGGTGACGATCATGGTCTTGCCGGCACCGGTCTCACCGGTGATCACCGTCAGGCCTGGGCCGAGATCGACGGATGCACTGTCGATCACACCGAGCCCGGAGATCCGAAGCTCTTCGAGCATCACGCGTCCCGCCCGGCGCCACGCCAACCGTCGACCGGGAGCTCGAACTTCGCCACCAGACGATCGGTGAACGGCGCCTCGGCCAGGCGCGCCAGTCGTACGCTCTCCCCTCCCCGGGTGATCTCGATCCTCGCCCCCGGGGGCAGCGCATGCGAGCGTCGACCGTCACACCAGAGCACCGCGCCGACGTCGTCAGAACCCGGGCGGTTGAGGACTTCCACAGCGAGATTCGATGTCGGAGAGACCACCATCGGTCGCGCGAACAACGCATGTGCGCTCACGGGCACCATCAGAAGCGCCTCGACCTGGGGCCATACGATCGGTCCGCCGGCGCTGAAGTTGTAGGCGGTCGAACCCGTTGGGGTGGAGAAGACGACACCATCACATCCGAACCGCGACAGAGGCCGGCCGTCGATCTCGATGACGACCTCGACCATGCGACCGCTCATGCCCTTTTCGATGCTCGCCTCATTGAGGGCGAACGTCCGGAACGTCTCAACGCCACCCTCGGTCACACGCACCTCGAGCGTGAGCCGCTCCTCCGCGGTGTACGTGCGGTCGACGATCGCATCGATGACTCGCGCAAGGTCTCCGTGCTCGGCCTCGGCCAGGAAACCGACGTGCCCGAGGTTGATCCCCAACAGCAAGGTCTCGGAACCGTGCACCACCTCGGCGGCTCGCAGGATCGTGCCATCGCCGCCGATGACCAGGGCCAACTCGCACCCGACCGTCAGGTCGCCGACGCGTACCTCAACGCCCTCGGGGAGAGCGAGCTCAGCAGCATCCTCCGCGGGCACGCAGACCGCGAGGCCTGCCGCAGAGAGCGCTTTGGCGCAGTGCTCCGCCACCGCACGCGCCTTGTCGCGTCCGGTGTGCGTGAGGATCAGTACTCGACGCGTCACGGTGACAGCCTCTCACTCACCACCGACAGGATCAGCCAGACCCACCTGAGCGATGACCGCGTCCGTAATGGCGTCGTCACCGATCAGCGAGTCGCCACGCCTGAGCCACAGGAAGAATTCGACGTTCCCGGAAGGCCCCGGAAGCGGGCTCGTCGTCACCGCGCGTACGCCCCACCCACGCGCGCCAGCCGCATACGCGACACCGAGCACCGTCTCCGCGCGCAGGGCAGGATCACGAACCACACCGCCCTTGCCGACGCGGTCCTTCCCGACCTCGAACTGCGGCTTCACCATCAGGGCCATGTCTGCGTCCGGGGCGGCGACGGCCATCAAGGCATCGAGCACCAACGTCAGCGAGATGAACGAGAGGTCGCCGACGATCAGGTCGACAGGAGCACCGATGAGGTCGAGAGACAGTTCCCGGATGTTGGTCCGGTCGTGCACGATCACGCGCTCGTCCAGCTGGATCCGCCACGCCAACTGCCCGTAGCCCACGTCCACGGCCACGACCTCGCGTGCTCCCCGACGCAGCAGCACATCCGTGAAGCCACCGGTCGACGCACCAGCGTCCAGGCAACGGCGGCCTGCGACCGCAAGCCCCAACGGCGTGAAGGCGTCAAGCGCGCCGACGAGTTTGTGAGCGCCCCTGGAGACGTAGTCCGGGCCGTCGGCACCCTCGACTACGACGATCGCGACGTCAGTCGTCACACCTGTCGCGGGCTTGGTTGCCACCACGCCGCTGACCTTGACGCGTCCGGAGGCGATCAGTTCGCTGGCATGCTCACGTGAACGAGCAAGCTGGCGACGTACGAGTTCGGCATCAAGCCGGAGGCGGCGTGGCGGCACGGATCAGTCAGCGTCCAGCGCAGACCGGAGATCCGTGCGTACGTCCTCGAAGATCGCGGCGTGCTGCTCGAGTGGCGCCGCGTCCAGGCCATCCAGTTTGCTCAACGCGGCCGCCACCGCTGCGCTGTCCGGGGCCGATTCTGGGTCGACAACGTCGTCATTCACAGATCGGACTTTACCCGGCGGCGAGGCTGGAAGCCGGTTGCAACAGTCCGCGGAGGTCGTCCGCGACGTACGTCGGCAGCTCGCCCGGACGTGAATGCGCGAGGTCCTCGCGGGTGGTCACCCCGGTGAGGACCAACAAGGAATCGATGCCAGCCCGGTGTGCACCCAGCACATCGGTGTCGAGCCGGTCGCCGACCATCAGTACCGTCTCCCCCGTGATCCGCCGACGTGCCTCCTCAAACAGCGGGACAGCAGGCTTCCCGGCCACCGGAGGTACGACTCCGGAGAACCGACTGAGCAGCTCCACCTGGGCACCATGGCCCGGTGCCTCGCCGAAGGCGGCCGGGATGGTGCTGTCAGTATTCGCCGCGAACCACGGGAGCCCGTCGCGGATTCGGGTCGCCGCACGCATGATGTCGCTCCACGGCACGTCCGGGCCATAGCCGCTGACGATCGCCGCGGCGTCGTGACCGACCGCAACGGGGACGAGTTCGCGCGCCCGCAGGGCCTCTCGCAGCCCGTCCGCCCCGAGAACGGCGACATGGGTCCCTGCCGGGTAGCGCTCGGAGATCATGGTCGCCACCGCCTGCGCGGAGGTGACGACCTCGTCCGGGTCGGCCGGCACGCCCAACTCCGTCAGGTGCTTCGCAATCTGCTCGGGCGTGCGCGACGCATTGTTCGTGATGAAGCCCAACCGGACCCCAGCCGCACGCGCCAGCCGCAGAGTGTCGACGGCGTACGGGACCGCCTGCCCGCCGACATAGACGACCCCGTCAAGATCCAACAGCACCACGTCGTACGCGTCTGCCAGAACACGCCCCGTCACAGAGCCTCCTCTTTAGCCTGAGTTCGCCGACTGCACCCTACGATGACGAGGTGGATGGCAGCCCTGCGGTATCCCCGCCGTACGTTGCTGGACCCCTCCGACTCGACGCGTTTCGCGGTCTCATGCTGTCGCCTCGAGAGGTCGGCAATCCTGCATCCTTCCGGCTGATGGCGCGCCCGTACCGGGCAGTGACGCAACGAATGCGCCGCTGGCGTGAGCGGGGCGATCTCTGGCGCGATGACCAACCAGCCCTCTACCTCCACGAATACACAGACGGCGGCGTCACCATCCGTGGCTTCGTCGGCGCGCTCGACATCTCGCACCGCGCAGCCGGGCCCGAGGACGCCGCGATCTACCCACACGAAGGCATCCATCCCCGCCAGTCGGACGAACTCGCGGCTCGGATGACCGAGATGAAGCTGCAGCCGGCGCCGATCCTGCTCCTGCAGCGCTACCCCGATGACGTACGGGACGTGGCCGAGGCACTGATGCAGACGGCACCGCTGCGTACGTTCACCGACCGTGGCGGCCAGCGACACCGGGTGTGGGCTCTTCGCGACGCGGCCCTCATCCACGTCATGCAGGACCGCTGGGCATCGACCTCGGCAGTCATCGCCGACGGTCACCACCGCTATGCGGCCTACGTACGCACGCAGGCAAGCCGTCCCGGCACGGCACACGACGGCGGCCTCGCGATGCTGATCGACCAGGAGTCGACGCCGCTGTACCCCGGACCGATCCACCGCGTCCTCCGGGGAACGACGCTCGAGGACCTGCGACAAGCCGCACGAGCCCTCAAGCTGACGCAACGGGCGCTCGATGGGGAACACGCCCTGGCCGAGCTCGCCCCGGAACGAATCCTCGCCACAGACGGCACATCGTGGTCGGCCTTCGATGTGCCGACGACCATTTCGGCAGTCGAAACCCTGCATCGGGTGATCATTCCGACCCTGCCGCGAGGCCCCCAGCAGATCTACTTCCGGAGTTCGGTCGACGCCACGTTGCGCGACGTACGCGCAGATCGCGACGTCGCCATCATCCTGCCGCAGTTGAGCATCAGCGACATCTGGGCTGTCGTACGCCGGGGCGACCTGTTGCCCGAGAAGGCAACGTCGTTCCAGCCCAAACCGAGCCCCGGAGTCCTGCTACGAAGTTTGAAAGACTGAAAGGTCCATAAATGCATCAACGGCCCGCCTCGATTTCTCGAGACGGGCCGTTGGAAAGAATTGTCCGGCGGCGTCCTACTCTCCCACAACCTCGTGGTTGCAGTACCATCGGCGCTGAACGGCTTAACTTCCGGGTTCGGGATGTGGCCGGGTGTTTCCCGTTCGCTATGGCCGCCGTAACTCTAGGTTGTTTCCTGGAGTTGCGTCGTCACCAACGTGTGTTGGTGGTGCAAACTGTTCGTGGACGCGAGCAAAGGAGTCTTTTCAGACTTAGTCTTGTAGGTTCTCAACTTTGTTGTTTTTGTTGAGTGTTTGTGAGGTAAGCCCTCGGCCTATTAGTACCGGTCGGCTGGGCATTGCTGCTGTACACCTCCGGCCTATCAACCCCATAGTCTGTGGGAGGCCTTAACCAATAAATGGTGGGAAACCTTATCTTGAAACGTGTTTCCCGCTTAGATGCGTTCAGCGGTTATCACTTCCGAACGTAGCTAACCAGCAGTGCACCTGGCGGTACAACTGGCACACCAGAGGTTCGTCCACCCCGGTCCTCTCGTACTAGGGGCAGGTTTTCTCAAGTTTCCTACGCGCGCAGAGGATAGGGACCGAACTGTCTCACGACGTTCTAAACCCAGCTCGCGTGCCGCTTTAATGGGCGAACAGCCCAACCCTTGGGACCTACTCCAGCCCCAGGATGCGACGAGCCGACATCGAGGTGCCAAACCATCCCGTCGATATGGACTCTTGGGGAAGATCAGCCTGTTATCCCCGGGGTACCTTTTATCCGTTGAGCGACGCCGCTTCCACTTGCCGGCGCCGGATCACTAGTTCCGACTTTCGTCCCTGCTCGAGTTGTCACTCTCACAGTCAAGCTCTCTTGTGCACTTACACTCGCCACCTGATTGCCAACCAGGCTGAGAGAACCTTTGAGCGCCTCCGTTACATTTTAGGAGGCAACCGCCCCAGTTAAACTACCCATCAGGCACTGTCCCTGAACCGGATCACGGTCCTAGGTTAGATATCTAATACGATCAGAGTGGTATTTCAACGTTGACTCCACAACCACTGGCGTGGCCGCTTCACAGTCTCCCACCTATCCTACACAAATCGAACCAAACACCAATACCAAACTATAGTAAAGGTCCCGGGGTCTTTCCGTCCTTCTGCGCGTAACGAGCATCTTTACTCGTAGTGCAATTTCGCCGAGTCTACGGTTGAGACAGTGGGAAAGTCGTTACTCCATTCGTGCAGGTCGGAACTTACCCGACAAGGAATTTCGCTACCTTAGGATGGTTATAGTTACCACCGCCGTTTACTGGGGCTTAAATTCTCAGCTTCGACATTGCTGTCTAACCGGTCCTCTTAACCTTCCAGCACCGGGCAGGAGTCAGTCCGTATACATCGTCTTACAACTTCGCACGGACCTGTGTTTTTAGTAAACAGTCGCTTTCCCCTGGTCTCTGCGGCCCTTCACGCTTCCCCAGCAAGTGGGTACACGATCCGGGCCCCCCTTCTCCCGAAGTTACGGGGGCATTTTGCCGAGTTCCTTAACCATAGTTCGCTCGATCGCCTTGGTATTCTCTACCTGATCACCTGAGTCGGTTTGGGGTACGGGCGGCGCATAGCTCGCTAGAGGTTTTTCTTGGCAGCATAGGATCATCGACTTCCCCATACGGGTCCCCATCAGATCTCAGACATGCAGTGTGCGGATTTGCCTACACACAGTCCTACGTCCTTAGCCGGCGACTACCATCGCGCCGGATCGACTACCTTCCTGCGTCACCCCATCGCTTGACTACTACCAGATCGGATCGTGCGCTACGCACACACGCCTTGACCGAAGTCTTGGTCGCGGTGTTTCGGGCACTTAGCATCACTGGATTCGTCATGGGCGCTATTTTGCCGGTACCAGAATATCAACTGGTTGTCCATCGACTACGCCTGTCGGCCTCGCCTTAGGTCCCGACTTACCCAGGGCAGATTAGCTTGACCCTGGAACCCTTGATCATTCGGCGGAGGAGTTTCTCACTCCTCATTCGCTACTCATGCCTGCATTCTCACTCGTGAACCCTCCACCCCTGGATCACTCCGAGGCTTCACTGGATACACGACGCTCCCCTACCGATCCCGCATAACGGAATCCCATAGCTTCGGCGGGCGGCTTGAGCCCCGCTACATTGTCGGCGCGGAATCACTTGACCAGTGAGCTATTACGCACTCTTTCAAGGGTGGCTGCTTCCAAGCCAACCTCCTGGTTGTCACTGCGACTCCACATCCTTTTCCACTTAGCCGCCGCTTAGGGGCCTTAGCTGATGGTCTGGGCTGTTTCCCTCTCGACTACGGAGCTTATCCCCCGCAGTCTCACTGCTGCGCTCTCACTTACCGGCATTCGGAGTTTGGCTAACGTCAGTAACCTTGTAGGGCCCATCGGCTATCCAGTGCTCTACCTCCGGCAAGAAACACACAACGCTGCACCTAAATGCATTTCGGGGAGAACCAGCTATCACGAAGTTTGATTGGCCTTTCACCCCTATCCACAGGTCATCCCCTCCATTTTCAACTGAAGTGGGTTCGGTCCTCCACGCCGTCTTACCGGCGCTTCAACCTGCCCATGGATAGATCACTTCGCTTCGGGTCTAGAGCGTGCGACTAAACACCCTGTTCAGATTCGCTTTCGCTACGGCTACCCCACACGGGTTAACCTCGCCACACACCGCTAACTCGCAGGCTCATTCTTCAAAAGGCACGCTATCACCCCACAAGGAGGCTCTAACGGATTGTAGGCACACGGTTTCAGGTACTATTTCACTCCCCGCCAGGGGTACTTTTCACCTTTCCCTCACGGTACTTGTCCGCTATCGGTCATCAAGAAGTATTTAGGCTTAGCAGGTGGTCCTGCCAGATTCACACGCCATTCCAGGAGTAGCGTGCTACTTGGGAAATCACTCCACAGCCAATGTCTTACCGTTACGGGACTATCACCCTCTACGGTGAGGCTTTCCAACCTACATCACGCTCAACATTGGTTTCTTACTGTGC comes from Nocardioides baekrokdamisoli and encodes:
- a CDS encoding DUF1015 family protein, with protein sequence MARPYRAVTQRMRRWRERGDLWRDDQPALYLHEYTDGGVTIRGFVGALDISHRAAGPEDAAIYPHEGIHPRQSDELAARMTEMKLQPAPILLLQRYPDDVRDVAEALMQTAPLRTFTDRGGQRHRVWALRDAALIHVMQDRWASTSAVIADGHHRYAAYVRTQASRPGTAHDGGLAMLIDQESTPLYPGPIHRVLRGTTLEDLRQAARALKLTQRALDGEHALAELAPERILATDGTSWSAFDVPTTISAVETLHRVIIPTLPRGPQQIYFRSSVDATLRDVRADRDVAIILPQLSISDIWAVVRRGDLLPEKATSFQPKPSPGVLLRSLKD
- the recN gene encoding DNA repair protein RecN: MLEELRISGLGVIDSASVDLGPGLTVITGETGAGKTMIVTALNLLLGQRADSGAVRTGARQARVEGVLNVRGAVGLAESVDELGGEVEDDRVLVSRSVASVGRPKTFVGGAAVPTSTLAATISPHVVVHGQSDQGRLLQTKHQRGILDRYAGLGELLGIYRDAYSELASVEEQLAVLVSAARERVQEADLLRYGLNEVEAAEPKLGEDDELRAEEQRLGYVDNLRTAAENAHEALSNDGGSDAMSLIAAARRQIDGVREHDAAFAALGDRLAEVQYLLSDVAADLAAYGAGLDVDPHRLAAVSERRAVLAGLTRKYGDTIDEVLAWAEQAAARVGDLDDTDGTIETLRTRRAALRATIASVGTEISTRRQASASTLAASVTDELTHLAMPNALLAVDVRQRSVEAPANDLGAHAPIWTGEGWLQFGSSGLDEVEFLIAANTGSPPRPLAKSASGGELSRVMLALEVVVAATSPVPTFVFDEVDAGIGGSAGVDVGRRLAMLARSAQVLVVTHLPQVAAYADTHVVVNKSSEEGVTSSDLRVLTDDEREQELSRMLAGLEGSETALAHARELREVARAAAGRN
- a CDS encoding HAD-IIA family hydrolase; its protein translation is MTGRVLADAYDVVLLDLDGVVYVGGQAVPYAVDTLRLARAAGVRLGFITNNASRTPEQIAKHLTELGVPADPDEVVTSAQAVATMISERYPAGTHVAVLGADGLREALRARELVPVAVGHDAAAIVSGYGPDVPWSDIMRAATRIRDGLPWFAANTDSTIPAAFGEAPGHGAQVELLSRFSGVVPPVAGKPAVPLFEEARRRITGETVLMVGDRLDTDVLGAHRAGIDSLLVLTGVTTREDLAHSRPGELPTYVADDLRGLLQPASSLAAG
- a CDS encoding NAD kinase — encoded protein: MTRRVLILTHTGRDKARAVAEHCAKALSAAGLAVCVPAEDAAELALPEGVEVRVGDLTVGCELALVIGGDGTILRAAEVVHGSETLLLGINLGHVGFLAEAEHGDLARVIDAIVDRTYTAEERLTLEVRVTEGGVETFRTFALNEASIEKGMSGRMVEVVIEIDGRPLSRFGCDGVVFSTPTGSTAYNFSAGGPIVWPQVEALLMVPVSAHALFARPMVVSPTSNLAVEVLNRPGSDDVGAVLWCDGRRSHALPPGARIEITRGGESVRLARLAEAPFTDRLVAKFELPVDGWRGAGRDA
- a CDS encoding TlyA family RNA methyltransferase, producing the protein MPPRRLRLDAELVRRQLARSREHASELIASGRVKVSGVVATKPATGVTTDVAIVVVEGADGPDYVSRGAHKLVGALDAFTPLGLAVAGRRCLDAGASTGGFTDVLLRRGAREVVAVDVGYGQLAWRIQLDERVIVHDRTNIRELSLDLIGAPVDLIVGDLSFISLTLVLDALMAVAAPDADMALMVKPQFEVGKDRVGKGGVVRDPALRAETVLGVAYAAGARGWGVRAVTTSPLPGPSGNVEFFLWLRRGDSLIGDDAITDAVIAQVGLADPVGGE